One genomic region from Pseudomonadota bacterium encodes:
- a CDS encoding PrsW family intramembrane metalloprotease, translating into MIGSLFVALVTSLVWLSAAHVSAGRRSPPPRRLVLALALGGVAALGVTALTPLVSRLTLPIDLAVSPDSAWGGRVLYFSLYVGLVEESALLIAAVLASTGDEWQSCAVRGCMYAGATALGFAAVENGRYADAHGMSLLLVRAVTTSLAHGLLTTPWGAALGGVCGSDRSTLEKGALIGGALVVSAVLHGLTDALLYGEQVPVAVALLTGVALVVGGLLRRA; encoded by the coding sequence TTGATCGGCAGCCTCTTCGTCGCGCTCGTCACCAGTCTTGTCTGGCTGTCTGCCGCGCACGTCTCCGCGGGGCGTCGGTCACCGCCTCCCAGACGCCTCGTGCTGGCGCTCGCGCTCGGGGGCGTGGCGGCTCTCGGGGTCACCGCGCTCACGCCGCTGGTCAGCCGGCTCACCTTGCCCATCGATCTTGCCGTCTCTCCGGATTCCGCCTGGGGCGGGCGGGTTCTCTACTTCTCGCTCTACGTAGGGCTCGTCGAGGAATCGGCGCTGCTCATCGCGGCGGTACTGGCGTCGACAGGAGACGAGTGGCAGAGCTGCGCGGTGAGGGGCTGCATGTACGCCGGCGCAACCGCGCTGGGGTTCGCGGCGGTCGAGAACGGGCGCTATGCCGACGCCCACGGGATGTCGCTGCTGCTGGTGCGGGCCGTCACCACCAGCCTCGCCCACGGCCTGCTGACCACCCCTTGGGGTGCCGCGCTGGGAGGCGTTTGCGGAAGCGATCGCTCGACGCTCGAGAAGGGTGCGCTCATCGGGGGGGCGCTCGTCGTGTCTGCCGTGCTGCACGGTCTGACAGACGCGTTGCTCTATGGCGAGCAGGTCCCGGTCGCGGTCGCCCTTCTCACCGGCGTTGCCCTGGTTGTGGGCGGGCTGCTGCGCCGCGCGTGA